A genomic region of Arachis stenosperma cultivar V10309 chromosome 9, arast.V10309.gnm1.PFL2, whole genome shotgun sequence contains the following coding sequences:
- the LOC130950846 gene encoding rhomboid-like protein 19, whose translation MSTTQPLPLSVSGGASPFSMSGFTRLCKGLVVVLVAAHIVVTVFPSAVTYVALIPARTIPFGWNLITAGYIEQSIYGVVVNTIGLLFIGKLLEPVWGPREFIKFIFIVNVLTSVCIFITAISLYYIKTQETYLYMPLSGFHGVISGLLVGIKQIIPDQELPALKIKMKWLPSINVLCSIATSFFTLEAMSYLPAIIFGTYMSWIYLRYWQRKSETKYRGDPSEDFAFSTFFPEILRPVIDPIASIFHRMLCGRSSASNDAQGYSLGAEPLPGSDSIEATRRRERGARALEERLAAAKSAGELPTDAAQNV comes from the exons ATGAGCACTACTCAACCGCTTCCACTTTCAGTTTCAGGG GGCGCAAGCCCGTTCTCAATGTCAGGGTTCACGCGTCTCTGCAAAGGCCTCGTTGTGGTGCTCGTTGCTGCTCACATTGTCGTTACCGTCTTCCCCTCTGCCGTTACCTACGTCGCTCTCATTCCCGCAAG GACAATCCCATTTGGCTGGAACCTTATTACAGCTGGTTACATTGAACAATCTATATATGGG GTAGTGGTCAACACCATTGGTCTTCTGTTCATTGGGAAGCTGCTTGAACCAGTTTGGGGTCCTAGGGAATTCATAAAGTTTATCTTTATAGTTAACGTTCTGACTTCTGTGTGTATTTTCATCACTGCTATTTCTTTATACTACATTAAGACGCAGGAGACTTACCT TTATATGCCACTTTCTGGATTTCATGGGGTAATATCCGGTTTGTTGGTCGGCATCAAGCAAATCATACCAGATCAAGAACTTCCTGCCCTTAAGATAAAAATGAAG TGGTTGCCGTCTATCAATGTATTGTGTTCTATTGCTACGAGCTTCTTCACGCTGGAGGCAATGTCATATCTTCCAGCTATAATATTTGGCACATACATGAGCTGGATTTACCTTAGGTACTGGCAGAGGAAATCAGAAACAAAGTATAGGGGTGACCCAAGCGAGGATTTTGCATTCTCTACATTTTTCCCTGAGATTTTAAG GCCAGTTATAGACCCTATTGCATCAATATTTCATCGAATGCTATGTGGAAGATCCAGTGCATCTAATGATGCTCAAGGCTACTCCCTAGGAGCTGAACCTTTGCCCGGTTCTGACTCCATTGAGGCAACTAGGAGACG
- the LOC130948778 gene encoding uncharacterized protein LOC130948778, translating to MAAVIAPPLQPPSSPPISSLLSVRSTASSGLVPHNNHKKQKHPKKKPGAFGNFSHFANVVRKDVDFLKRGIDSGVTWAFETFRIPQVAKKIDDIVWLRHLEDPLAPPYSSPSWPQPWYPGLTAVDLLMADLKALEAYAGYFYYLSKMWSKPLPEVYDPQDVAHYFSVRPHVVGLRVLEVFTSFAAAVINIRTSGIRKFLQLSSEEELDDKTSDYNFGMVLKETMLNLGPTFIKVGQSLSTRPDIIGVEMSKALSELHDQIPPFPRNVAMKIIEEELGSPVESYFSYISEEPIAAASFGQVYFARTTNGINVAVKVQRPNLYHVVVRDVYILRLGLGLLQKIAKRKSDPRLYADELGKGFVGELDYTLEAANASKFLEVHSRFTFMRVPRVFHHLSRKRVLTMEWMVGESPTDLLSASTGTSARNVSEYAEKQKVDAKRRLLDMVSKGVEATLVQLLETGLLHADPHPGNLRYTSSGQLGFLDFGLLCQMEKRHQFAMLASIVHIVNGDWASLVRSLMDMDVVRPGTNIRVVTLELEQALGEVEFKEGIPDVKFSRVLGKIWSVALKYHFRMPPYYTLVLRSLASFEGLAIAADKNFKTFEAAYPYVVRKLLTENSPETRNILHSVLLNRKKEFQWQRLSLFLRVGATRKALQQVASNGEISLDNSLNKGTDTFDVAYLVLRLLPSKDGVVLRRLLMTANGASLIKAMVSKEGKFFREQLCKIITDAMCQWMIKLFGQGIKAAHFSPSNRESGLSPRSSVPAYDYNSLFRDRRLRLIFSHILKSASSDKILMLRFCLASMVIMIKASTMACHRAIMLLSEAYLVPLFDTPKRYAVST from the exons ATGGCGGCGGTGATTGCGCCGCCCCTGCAGCCGCCGTCGTCCCCTCCCATCTCCTCCCTCCTCTCCGTCCGTTCAACCGCCTCCTCCGGACTCGTCCCTCACAACAACCACAAGAAGCAGAAGCACCCCAAGAAAAAGCCGGGAGCTTTTGGGAATTTCAGCCACTTCGCTAACGTGGTTCGCAAGGACGTGGATTTCCTCAAGAGAGGGATCGATAGCGGAGTTACTTGGGCCTTTGAGACCTTCCGCATTCCCCAGGTTGCCAAGAAAATCGACGACATAGTATGGCTTCGCCACCTCGAGGATCCTCTTGCTCCTCCTTACTCTTCTCCTTCTTGGCCTCAACCTTGGTACCCAG GACTGACTGCAGTGGATTTGCTAATGGCTGATCTCAAGGCCTTGGAGGCATATGCAGGTTACTTCTATTATTTGTCTAAGATGTGGTCTAAGCCCCTTCCTGAAGTTTATGACCCTCAGGATGTTGCTCACTACTTCAGTGTCAGGCCCCATGTGGTGGGCCTTCGGGTTCTTGAG GTGTTTACCTCCTTTGCCGCTGCCGTGATCAATATTCGAACTTCGGGGATTAGAAAGTTTCTACAACTAAGTTCAGAAGAGGAGTTGGATGATAAAACCTCCGATTATAATTTTGGGATGGTGTTAAAGGAAACAATGCTTAATCTCGGCCCAACCTTTATAAAAG TTGGTCAGTCCCTTTCTACAAGACCAGATATCATTGGTGTTGAGATGTCCAAG GCGTTGTCTGAACTGCATGATCAAATCCCTCCTTTTCCCAGGAATGTTGCTATGAAAATTATTGAGGAAGAATTAGGTTCTCCTGTAGAGTCATACTTCAGTTACATTTCTGAGGAACCTATAGCTGCTGCATCATTTGGTCAG GTGTACTTTGCTCGTACTACGAATGGCATTAATGTTGCTGTGAAAGTTCAGCGTCCTAATTTGTACCATGTGGTGGTGCGAGATGTCTATATTCTTCGCCTTGGG TTAGGGCTGCTGCAAAAGATTGCCAAGAGAAAGAGTGACCCTCGCCTATATGCTGATGAGCTTGGGAAAGGTTTTGTTGGTGAATTGGATTACACTTTAGAGGCTGCAAATGCTTCAAAATTTCTG GAAGTTCACTCTCGCTTTACTTTCATGCGCGTGCCAAGGGTGTTTCACCATTTGAGTCGAAAGAGAGTTCTGACCATGGAGTGGATGGTTGGTGAAAGTCCAACAGATTTGCTCTCTGCATCTACTGGGACCTCAGCTAGAAATGTCTCTGAATATGCAGAAAAGCAGAAAGTAGATGCAAAAAGGCGTCTCCTTGATATG GTTAGCAAAGGTGTTGAAGCAACATTGGTGCAACTACTTGAAACAGGCTTATTACATGCTGATCCACATCCTGGTAACTTGCGTTACACTTCCTCAGGACAACTAGG GTTTCTGGATTTTGGTTTGCTTTGTCAAATGGAAAAAAGGCATCAGTTTGCAATGCTGGCTTCAATAGTTCATATAGTAAATGGTGACTGGGCATCCCTTGTCCGATCGCTGATGGATATGGATGTTGTGAGGCCAGGAACAAATATCCGAGTTGTTACTTTG GAATTGGAGCAGGCCTTGGGAGAAGTAGAGTTTAAAGAAGGAATTCCTGATGTGAAGTTCAGCAGG GTTCTTGGAAAGATTTGGTCTGTGGCACTCAAGTATCATTTCCGTATGCCACCATATTATACACTTGTGTTACGATCCCTAGCTTCATTTGAAG gTTTGGCTATCGCTGCTGATAAAAACTTCAAGACTTTTGAGGCTGCATACCCATATGTCGTCCGGAAACTTCTCACGGAAAACTCACCTGAAACAAGGAATATACTTCATTCG GTGCTTCTAAACAGAAAGAAGGAGTTCCAGTGGCAAAGGCTTTCCTTATTCTTGAGAGTAGGGGCAACTAG GAAAGCCTTGCAACAAGTAGCATCAAACGGCGAGATATCCCTTGATAATTCACTGAATAAGGGCACTGATACATTTGATGTTGCATACTTGGTCTTGAGACTTTTGCCATCCAAAGATGGTGTAGTTCTAAGAAGACTCCTCATGACTGCT AATGGAGCTTCATTGATCAAAGCAATGGTCTCAAAGGAGGGGAAGTTCTTCCGTGAACAACTTTGCAAGATCATCACAGATGCAATGTGCCAATGGATGATTAAATTATTTGGACAAGGAATTAAAGCTGCTCACTTTTCCCCTAGCAACCGAGAATCAGGTCTCTCCCCTAGATCGTCCGTTCCTGCATACGACTATAACTCCCTCTTTAGGGATCGGCGACTAAGGTTGATATTCTCCCATATTCTAAAATCCGCAAGCAGCGATAAAATACTGATGCTGCGGTTCTGCTTGGCTTCTATGGTTATTATGATCAAGGCTTCAACGATGGCTTGCCACCGGGCGATTATGCTCCTTTCCGAAGCTTACTTGGTCCCATTATTCGACACTCCGAAGAGATATGCAGTCAGTACATGA